A region from the Lutra lutra chromosome 1, mLutLut1.2, whole genome shotgun sequence genome encodes:
- the P2RY13 gene encoding P2Y purinoceptor 13, whose protein sequence is MNTTAIKSFNGSERCPRDTRVAQLVFPAIYTVVFVLGILLNTLALWVFLHIPSSSTFVVYLKNTLVADLIMTLTLPFKILSDSHLGPWQLRAFVCRFSAVIFYETMYVGIILLGFIAFDRFLKIIRPFGKFFVQKPGFAKLVSILIWLLLFLISLPNIILSNKEATPSSVKKCASLKGPLGLKWHQGVNNVCQFIFWTVFVLMLLFYVVITKKVYNSYRKSGSKDRKHNTKLEGKVFVVVAVFFVCFAPFHFARVPYTHSQTNSKTDCRLQNQLFIAKETTLLLAATNVCMDPLIYIFLCKKFTERLPCMRGKKTTGSTQENQTIQTDNITLS, encoded by the coding sequence ATGAACACCACAGCGATCAAGAGCTTCAATGGGTCTGAGCGGTGCCCCAGAGACACACGGGTAGCACAGTTGGTGTTCCCAGCCATCTACACGGTCGTGTTCGTCCTCGGCATCCTGCTGAACACTCTGGCCCTGTGGGTGTTCCTTCACATCCCCAGCTCCTCCACCTTCGTTGTCTACCTCAAAAATACTCTGGTGGCCGACTTGATAATGACGCTCACGCTTCCATTCAAAATCCTCTCCGACTCACATCTCGGACCCTGGCAACTCCGGGCCTTTGTGTGTCGTTTCTCCGCTGTCATCTTTTATGAGACCATGTATGTGGGGATCATACTGCTAGGCTTTATAGCCTTTGACAGATTCCTCAAGATCATCAGGccttttggaaaattctttgtcCAAAAACCTGGTTTTGCAAAACTGGTCTCGATCCTCATCTGGCTCCTTTTGTTCCTcatctctctgccaaatataATCTTGAGCAACAAGGAAGCAACGCCGTCATCCGTGAAAAAGTGTGCCTCCTTGAAGGGCCCGCTGGGGCTGAAATGGCATCAAGGGGTGAACAACGTATGCCAGTTCATTTTCTGGACTGTTTTTGTCTTGATGCTTCTGTTTTATGTGGTGATTACAAAAAAAGTATACAACTCTTATCGAAAGTCCGGAAGTAAGGACCGCAAACACAACACAAAGCTGGAAGGTaaagtatttgttgttgttgccgTATTCTTTGTGTGTTTTGCTCCATTTCATTTTGCCCGAGTTCCATACACTCACAGTCAAACCAACAGCAAGACTGACTGCAGGTTGCAAAATCAGTTGTTTATAGCTAAAGAAACAACTCTCTTGCTGGCAGCAACTAACGTTTGTATGGACCCATTAATATACATATTCCTGTGTAAAAAATTCACAGAACGCCTCCCATGTATGAGAGGGAAAAAGACCACAGGATCAACTCAAGAAAATCAAACCATTCAGACAGATAATATAACTCTAAGCTGA